Proteins from one Aureimonas sp. SA4125 genomic window:
- a CDS encoding TetR/AcrR family transcriptional regulator, with amino-acid sequence MVFHLDDPEPVTAHDQRRLHVLAAARACFARSGFHGASMQQICAEAQMSPGALYRYFPAKDAIIEAIAEEERGQAAACMQGLSAGGSIVDRITAVAMDYLRSTRDPATGGLMVEICSESIRNTAVGKRFHEVEREVRDAFRQSLVEAQTEGEIDAHVDVETALFVLFSLGDGLVMRLQIEPDFDLELVEPYLRRSVVGVLGEPRRRASDEK; translated from the coding sequence TTGGTTTTCCATCTCGACGATCCCGAGCCGGTGACGGCGCACGATCAGCGGCGGCTGCATGTGCTTGCGGCCGCACGAGCGTGCTTTGCGCGATCCGGGTTCCATGGGGCATCGATGCAGCAGATCTGCGCCGAGGCACAGATGAGCCCGGGCGCGCTTTACCGCTATTTTCCGGCCAAGGATGCCATCATCGAGGCGATCGCCGAGGAGGAGCGCGGTCAGGCTGCCGCCTGCATGCAGGGCCTGTCGGCCGGCGGCAGCATCGTCGATCGCATCACCGCGGTTGCCATGGACTACCTGCGCAGCACCCGCGATCCCGCGACCGGCGGCCTGATGGTGGAGATCTGTTCGGAGAGCATCCGCAACACTGCTGTCGGCAAGCGATTCCACGAGGTGGAAAGAGAGGTCCGCGATGCCTTCCGCCAGAGCCTCGTCGAGGCCCAGACCGAGGGCGAGATCGACGCGCATGTCGATGTCGAGACCGCGCTCTTCGTCCTGTTCTCGCTCGGCGACGGGCTCGTGATGCGCTTGCAGATCGAGCCCGACTTCGACCTCGAGCTGGTCGAGCCGTATCTGCGACGCAGCGTCGTCGGTGTCCTCGGCGAGCCGCGGCGCAGGGCGTCTGACGAGAAATGA
- a CDS encoding tlde1 domain-containing protein codes for MTSRFDAVAPFWTKPQLSEEPPRPTPFRKRSGLIWAVAAGFTLSAGLVAVAARTVPYAIAPAHAVAAASVPPAAGSANAARSSRAHDKSMRVLSPLQPVAHRLSIPQPATLQTGRAEPKPVTMAMTMPGLSHRLFGPAGQPTSFMPSAGYRMAQTDSRRIALDLAQEPAFAIASAAVPATIVSPPGATDNGPQVEVALLEPSRLPSSVIAHPAPELEAASVPTPRARPRHRIRDADRPVAATRPARREPKVPVLAYARPDAGDDDVPPPFRGRTFATPGKGVAVYDISAAMVYLPNGEKLEAHSGLGMMRDDPSYAHKKMRGPTPPHTYTLSMRESLFHGVAAIRLNPVGGQKAIHNRNGLLAHTYMLGKGGDSNGCVSIKDYKRFLAAFRRGEIKKLVVVAKMSRNPVGRFASIFR; via the coding sequence ATGACATCCCGCTTCGACGCTGTCGCACCTTTCTGGACAAAGCCACAGTTGTCGGAAGAGCCGCCGCGCCCCACTCCTTTCCGCAAGCGTTCGGGCCTGATCTGGGCAGTCGCCGCCGGCTTCACGCTGTCGGCCGGTCTCGTCGCGGTCGCGGCGCGGACCGTGCCGTATGCCATCGCACCCGCGCACGCCGTCGCAGCCGCATCGGTGCCCCCTGCCGCAGGTTCCGCGAACGCGGCGAGGTCGTCTCGCGCCCACGACAAATCGATGCGCGTGCTGTCGCCGCTGCAGCCGGTTGCGCACCGCCTCTCCATTCCCCAGCCTGCCACCTTGCAGACCGGCCGGGCCGAGCCGAAGCCGGTCACCATGGCGATGACCATGCCGGGCTTGTCGCACCGACTTTTCGGCCCGGCCGGCCAGCCGACATCCTTCATGCCGTCGGCCGGCTACCGCATGGCACAGACCGACAGCCGCAGGATCGCTCTGGATCTCGCACAGGAGCCGGCTTTCGCCATCGCCAGCGCTGCCGTTCCCGCGACGATCGTCTCTCCGCCGGGCGCGACCGACAATGGCCCGCAGGTCGAGGTGGCGCTGCTCGAACCATCGCGGCTTCCAAGCAGCGTCATCGCCCATCCGGCGCCGGAGCTGGAAGCAGCCAGCGTCCCGACTCCCCGCGCCCGGCCGCGGCACCGGATCAGAGACGCCGACCGGCCCGTCGCCGCGACCCGTCCCGCACGCCGCGAGCCGAAGGTCCCCGTGCTTGCCTACGCCCGCCCGGATGCCGGCGACGACGATGTCCCCCCGCCGTTCAGGGGCCGCACCTTCGCGACGCCCGGCAAGGGCGTCGCCGTCTACGACATCAGCGCCGCGATGGTCTATCTGCCCAACGGCGAGAAGCTCGAGGCGCATTCCGGGCTCGGCATGATGCGCGACGATCCGAGTTACGCGCACAAGAAGATGCGTGGCCCGACCCCGCCCCACACCTACACGCTCAGCATGCGCGAAAGCCTTTTCCACGGCGTGGCGGCGATCCGGCTCAACCCGGTCGGCGGCCAGAAGGCGATTCACAACCGCAACGGTCTTCTGGCCCACACCTACATGCTGGGCAAAGGCGGCGATTCAAACGGCTGCGTTTCGATCAAGGACTACAAGCGTTTCCTCGCGGCCTTCCGGCGCGGCGAGATCAAGAAGCTCGTCGTGGTCGCGAAGATGTCCAGAAACCCGGTGGGCCGCTTCGCGTCGATCTTCCGCTAG
- a CDS encoding efflux RND transporter permease subunit: MNWNISAWAIRNPVPPILLFVVLVALGIVSFFALPITRFPNIDVPVIAVTVTQSGSAPSELETQVTKKVEDAIAGVSGIKHITSTVTDGQSVSAAEFRLEIDTDRALNDVKDAIAKVRSDLPRTIEEPIIQRIEVENQSIVTYAASSLGKTPEQLSWFVDDTVVRALQGLKGVGRVERVGGVEREIQVRLDPDRLAALGVTAAGINAQLRATNVDLSGGRGEFGGQEQAIRTLAAADSVAGLAATRIFLPGGREVRLSELGEVVDSWEEPRSFARLDGEPVVAFSLYRAKGASDTTVADAAADKVAELATQYPDVIFAKIDDSVTYTYGNFESAMETLVEGALLAVIVVLIFLRDWRATAVAAITLPLAAIPTFWAMSMMDFSLNLVSLLAVTLVTGILVDDAIVEIENIERHMAMGKPPYRASMEAADEIGLAVIAITMTIIAVFAPVSFMPGVAGQYFKQFGLTVAVAVFFSLLVARLITPMLAAYFFRPHAATGPGFWRLFGRRLLWFGIPGALGIAALFGLAFLPDADLGNGTAASMLRSYAGMLPPVSLDEAREYGLAVAGGVVIVAALFAYIAMPHPAEHHDGLIMRAYTSFLRGTMHTFWIWTPFKRRRKDGERTRVHVPFGMRWVTLAVGLGLFFWAMDSIKYLPTGFIPKEDASRIVVSFELPPGSTLDRTQAVTDEVVASIRELPEVRSVLVIGGASPTGTLEIRRAGITINLVRKFERTRSQGDLEPVVAAKLAAIPDIRSFYVNDRGERELSIGILGSDGDAVAEVAADLESQMRRDPMFSNPSAMASFARPEIRIRPRLDQAADLAIAPEAISETVRVATIGDVGANLAKFNVGTRQVPIRVELRESARHDLATIRNLRVLTGTGASVPLESVADIGFGQGPSTIDRYDRERLVKVGTSMMPGFEIGQGSERIKTFPAITDMPAGVRMQEVGDAEIQAEVFTGFASAMGAGIMMVLVVLILLFGSVFVPITILASLPLSVGGVVGALLLTHTAVSMPVVIGILMLMGIVTKNSIMLVDFAVEQEKHGMPQHDAIIDAGRKRARPIIMTTLAMAAGMVPAAMASGEGGEFRAPMAIAVIGGLLVSTVLSLVFIPTVYTLMDDLSHLVGRVFGWMLSPNASDEHSADHAEAIVPASAVAAAPSKPEKADEKDTTWKRVTEFSSGDGPDRPSPAGMQQAAE, from the coding sequence ATGAACTGGAATATCTCCGCCTGGGCGATCCGCAACCCGGTTCCGCCGATCCTGCTCTTCGTCGTCCTGGTCGCGCTCGGCATCGTCAGCTTCTTCGCGCTGCCGATCACCCGCTTTCCGAATATCGACGTGCCGGTCATCGCCGTCACGGTGACGCAGTCGGGCTCGGCGCCGTCCGAGCTCGAGACGCAGGTGACGAAGAAGGTCGAGGACGCCATCGCCGGCGTCTCCGGCATCAAGCACATCACCTCGACCGTGACCGACGGACAGTCGGTGAGCGCCGCCGAGTTCCGGCTGGAGATCGATACCGACCGTGCGCTGAACGACGTCAAGGACGCCATCGCCAAGGTCCGTTCCGACCTGCCGCGGACGATCGAGGAACCGATCATCCAGCGCATCGAGGTCGAGAACCAGTCGATCGTCACCTATGCCGCCTCTTCCCTTGGCAAGACGCCCGAGCAGCTCTCCTGGTTCGTCGACGATACCGTCGTGCGCGCCCTTCAGGGGCTGAAGGGAGTCGGCCGTGTCGAGCGCGTCGGCGGCGTCGAGCGCGAGATCCAGGTGCGGCTCGATCCCGACCGGCTGGCGGCGCTCGGCGTCACTGCTGCCGGCATCAACGCGCAGCTGCGCGCGACCAATGTCGACCTCTCCGGCGGTCGCGGTGAATTCGGCGGCCAGGAGCAGGCCATCCGGACGCTGGCGGCGGCGGACAGCGTTGCGGGTCTCGCCGCGACGCGGATTTTTCTCCCGGGCGGCCGCGAGGTGCGGCTGTCGGAACTCGGCGAGGTCGTCGATTCCTGGGAGGAGCCGCGCTCCTTCGCCCGCCTCGACGGCGAGCCCGTCGTCGCCTTCTCGCTCTACCGGGCCAAGGGGGCCAGCGACACGACCGTCGCGGACGCCGCCGCCGACAAGGTCGCGGAACTGGCGACGCAATATCCGGACGTCATCTTCGCCAAGATCGACGACAGCGTCACCTACACCTACGGCAATTTCGAATCCGCCATGGAGACGCTCGTCGAGGGTGCGCTTCTCGCCGTCATTGTCGTCCTGATCTTCCTGCGCGACTGGCGGGCGACCGCGGTCGCCGCGATCACCCTGCCGCTCGCCGCCATCCCGACATTCTGGGCGATGTCGATGATGGACTTTTCGCTGAACCTCGTCAGCCTTCTCGCCGTGACGCTCGTCACCGGCATTCTCGTCGACGACGCCATCGTCGAGATCGAGAACATCGAGCGCCACATGGCGATGGGCAAGCCGCCCTATCGTGCCTCGATGGAGGCCGCAGACGAGATCGGTCTTGCCGTCATCGCCATCACCATGACGATCATCGCCGTCTTCGCACCGGTCTCCTTCATGCCCGGCGTCGCCGGCCAGTATTTCAAGCAGTTTGGCCTGACGGTCGCGGTGGCTGTGTTCTTCTCGCTGCTCGTCGCGCGTCTCATCACGCCGATGCTCGCCGCCTATTTCTTCAGGCCGCACGCCGCCACGGGTCCGGGCTTCTGGCGGCTGTTCGGGCGAAGGCTCCTCTGGTTCGGCATTCCGGGCGCCCTGGGAATCGCTGCCCTCTTCGGCCTCGCTTTCCTGCCGGATGCCGATCTCGGCAACGGAACGGCGGCGAGCATGCTGCGCTCCTATGCGGGCATGCTGCCGCCCGTGTCGCTCGACGAGGCACGCGAATACGGCCTTGCCGTCGCCGGCGGCGTCGTCATCGTCGCAGCGCTGTTTGCCTATATCGCCATGCCGCATCCGGCCGAGCACCACGACGGCCTCATCATGCGCGCCTACACCAGCTTCCTGCGCGGCACGATGCACACCTTCTGGATCTGGACGCCGTTCAAGCGGCGGCGCAAGGACGGCGAGCGGACGCGGGTGCACGTTCCCTTCGGCATGCGCTGGGTGACGCTGGCGGTCGGACTGGGGCTGTTCTTCTGGGCGATGGACAGCATCAAATACCTGCCGACGGGCTTCATTCCGAAGGAAGATGCCTCGCGCATCGTCGTCTCCTTCGAATTGCCGCCCGGCTCGACGCTGGACCGGACCCAGGCCGTCACCGACGAAGTCGTCGCCAGCATCCGAGAACTGCCGGAAGTGCGCAGCGTCCTCGTCATCGGCGGGGCGAGCCCCACCGGCACGCTGGAAATCCGCCGCGCCGGCATCACCATCAACCTCGTGCGCAAGTTCGAGCGCACGCGCAGCCAGGGAGATCTCGAACCCGTCGTCGCCGCCAAGCTCGCGGCCATTCCCGACATCCGCTCCTTCTACGTCAACGACCGCGGCGAGCGTGAGCTCTCGATCGGCATCCTCGGTTCGGACGGCGACGCGGTCGCCGAGGTCGCCGCCGATCTGGAAAGCCAGATGCGGCGCGACCCGATGTTCTCCAACCCCTCCGCCATGGCCTCCTTCGCCCGGCCGGAGATCCGCATCCGCCCCCGTCTCGACCAGGCGGCGGATCTGGCCATCGCGCCGGAAGCGATCTCCGAGACCGTGCGCGTCGCCACGATCGGAGACGTCGGCGCGAACCTTGCCAAGTTCAATGTCGGCACAAGGCAGGTGCCGATCCGTGTCGAGCTGCGCGAGTCGGCGCGCCACGATCTGGCAACGATCCGCAACCTTCGCGTCCTGACCGGCACCGGCGCGTCCGTGCCGCTCGAAAGCGTCGCCGACATCGGTTTCGGCCAGGGACCCTCGACGATCGACCGCTACGACCGCGAACGCCTCGTGAAGGTCGGCACCAGCATGATGCCGGGCTTCGAGATCGGCCAGGGCAGCGAGCGCATCAAGACCTTTCCGGCGATCACCGACATGCCGGCGGGCGTGCGCATGCAGGAGGTCGGCGACGCCGAGATCCAGGCGGAGGTCTTCACGGGCTTTGCCTCCGCCATGGGCGCCGGCATCATGATGGTGCTGGTCGTCCTGATCCTCCTCTTCGGCAGCGTCTTCGTGCCAATCACCATCCTTGCCTCGCTGCCGCTCTCGGTCGGCGGCGTGGTCGGTGCCCTCCTCCTCACTCACACGGCTGTGTCGATGCCGGTGGTGATCGGCATCCTGATGCTGATGGGCATCGTCACGAAGAACTCGATCATGCTGGTCGACTTCGCGGTGGAGCAGGAGAAGCACGGCATGCCGCAGCACGATGCGATCATCGATGCTGGCCGCAAGCGTGCCCGGCCGATCATCATGACGACGCTGGCCATGGCGGCGGGCATGGTGCCGGCGGCGATGGCGTCCGGCGAGGGCGGCGAGTTCCGCGCGCCGATGGCGATCGCGGTGATCGGCGGCCTCCTCGTCTCGACCGTCCTGTCGCTGGTCTTCATCCCGACGGTCTACACGCTGATGGACGACCTCAGCCATCTCGTCGGCCGCGTGTTCGGCTGGATGCTGAGCCCCAATGCGTCGGATGAACACTCGGCCGACCATGCCGAGGCAATCGTCCCGGCATCCGCCGTTGCCGCGGCGCCTTCGAAGCCGGAGAAGGCGGACGAGAAGGACACGACCTGGAAACGCGTGACCGAATTCTCCTCGGGCGATGGCCCCGACCGCCCCTCGCCTGCCGGCATGCAGCAGGCGGCGGAATAA
- a CDS encoding FixH family protein, translated as MSKPPLREFTGWHMLTIMLLFFGSIIGVNFLMAYSAVTSFAGLVVENSYVASQHFDEKLVAMRRQQALGWTVELAVLPDSVTVDVRDAHGDRVATRVDVEMTRPTTNRDDHFLHADETLGPVRLPTALKPGAWDATVSLVDSAGETFLTTRRVVIGAPAPVRP; from the coding sequence ATGAGCAAGCCGCCCCTGCGCGAATTCACCGGTTGGCACATGCTGACGATCATGCTGCTGTTCTTCGGCTCGATCATCGGGGTCAATTTCCTGATGGCCTATTCCGCCGTTACCTCCTTCGCCGGTCTCGTGGTCGAGAACTCCTATGTCGCCAGCCAGCATTTCGACGAAAAGCTCGTGGCGATGCGGCGGCAGCAGGCGCTCGGCTGGACGGTGGAATTGGCCGTCCTGCCTGATTCCGTCACCGTCGACGTGCGTGATGCGCACGGCGACCGGGTGGCCACCCGCGTCGACGTGGAGATGACGCGCCCGACCACGAACCGCGACGATCACTTTCTCCACGCCGACGAGACGCTCGGTCCCGTGCGCCTGCCGACCGCGCTGAAGCCCGGCGCCTGGGATGCGACGGTGTCGCTGGTGGACAGCGCCGGCGAAACCTTCCTGACCACCCGGCGCGTCGTCATCGGCGCACCGGCCCCGGTGCGGCCATGA
- a CDS encoding heavy metal translocating P-type ATPase, with protein sequence MSCCSDAGALDPRLIADPEQLRAEEFRHSGHRHEDGSIHYLLVAPGIHCGACIGRIEGALKSLPGVRSARVNFSTRRVLVTADATQAEPFAIVRAVESLGYAVTLGTDDAGTGADPVLAELMRALVVAGFAAANVMLLSVSVWSGAEGATRTLFQLISGVVAVPAVLYAGRPFYRSALGAIRNGHVNMDVPISLGVLLTLVMSIYEALFGGGETWFDASLTLLFFLLIGRVLDHAMRERARSGIASLGRIASRGAMRVGADGGLDYVGIEAVRPGMTLHVAVGERFPVDGVLSGGVTEADRSLATGESAPVRLGPGDPVEAGALNLLAPVTLTATADAEHSLIREMLRLMEAAEQGKAAYVRLADRAAALYAPVVHVAALLTFVGWMALTGDGHMALTAAIAVLIITCPCALALAVPVTQVVGAGILMRRGVLMRTGSAFERMAEVRQAVFDKTGTLTLPSLSVDGGQVAGEDLRRAAALARESRHPLSVAVCALARSRALPGTEASGTSETPGEGLEGTVDGKRSRLGRWDFVRVIAADDAAAERDGLWYAREGGTMIRLPVRSVLRPDALATMAVLDEAGIPRHILSGDSAEAVALTAADLGFEPARTAARLTPAAKAARIGALASTGGPVLFVGDGINDAPALGTAHVSITPADAAEVGRANADFVFTGQSLQGVGDVFRVSHAVIDCVRQNFGLAIGYNLIAVPLAVLGFVTPLVAAIAMSSSSLVVVGNALRLQWQFRRAGDAATPAGPTSATSSMATVQWAQQ encoded by the coding sequence ATGAGCTGCTGCAGCGACGCAGGGGCGCTCGACCCCCGCCTTATCGCCGATCCCGAGCAGCTGCGCGCCGAGGAGTTCCGCCATTCCGGCCACCGTCACGAGGACGGCTCCATCCACTATCTTCTCGTTGCGCCCGGCATCCACTGCGGCGCCTGCATCGGCCGCATCGAGGGCGCGTTGAAGTCCCTGCCAGGCGTGCGCTCGGCCCGCGTCAACTTTTCCACCCGCCGCGTCCTCGTCACCGCCGATGCCACCCAGGCCGAGCCATTCGCGATCGTGCGCGCCGTCGAATCGCTCGGCTATGCCGTCACGCTCGGAACGGACGATGCCGGCACGGGCGCTGATCCGGTCCTTGCCGAACTGATGCGCGCGCTGGTCGTCGCGGGTTTCGCCGCGGCCAACGTGATGCTGCTCTCGGTCTCCGTCTGGTCTGGAGCGGAGGGCGCGACGCGCACCCTCTTCCAGCTCATTTCCGGCGTCGTCGCCGTCCCTGCCGTCCTCTATGCCGGCCGTCCGTTCTATCGTTCGGCGCTCGGCGCAATACGTAACGGCCATGTGAATATGGACGTGCCGATCTCGCTCGGCGTGCTCCTGACGCTGGTGATGAGCATCTACGAGGCGCTTTTCGGCGGCGGCGAGACCTGGTTCGACGCCTCGCTGACGCTGCTCTTCTTCCTCCTCATCGGCCGTGTGCTCGACCACGCGATGCGCGAGCGGGCCCGCAGCGGCATCGCCAGCCTCGGCCGGATCGCCTCCCGCGGCGCCATGCGCGTCGGCGCGGACGGTGGGCTGGACTATGTCGGCATCGAAGCGGTTCGTCCCGGCATGACCTTGCACGTGGCTGTCGGTGAACGCTTCCCCGTGGACGGCGTATTGTCGGGCGGGGTGACCGAGGCCGATCGCTCGCTCGCGACAGGCGAGAGCGCGCCCGTTCGTCTCGGGCCCGGCGATCCCGTCGAGGCGGGCGCCCTGAACCTCCTGGCGCCGGTGACGCTGACGGCGACGGCTGATGCCGAACACAGCCTCATCCGGGAAATGCTGCGCCTGATGGAAGCGGCCGAGCAGGGCAAGGCGGCCTATGTCCGTCTCGCCGACCGCGCCGCCGCTTTGTATGCGCCCGTGGTGCATGTCGCCGCATTGCTGACCTTCGTCGGCTGGATGGCGTTGACGGGCGACGGCCACATGGCGCTGACCGCGGCGATCGCCGTCCTCATCATCACCTGTCCCTGCGCGCTCGCGCTGGCCGTCCCCGTCACCCAGGTCGTCGGCGCCGGCATCCTGATGCGGCGCGGCGTTCTGATGCGCACGGGCTCCGCCTTCGAGCGCATGGCGGAGGTCCGGCAGGCGGTCTTCGACAAGACCGGAACGCTGACACTGCCAAGCCTCTCGGTCGACGGAGGGCAGGTCGCCGGCGAGGATCTGCGGCGGGCCGCAGCGCTTGCCCGGGAAAGCCGTCATCCGCTGTCGGTCGCCGTCTGCGCCCTGGCCCGGTCGCGTGCACTGCCGGGGACCGAAGCGTCTGGCACCTCGGAAACGCCGGGGGAGGGCCTCGAGGGAACGGTCGACGGAAAGCGGAGCCGCTTGGGACGATGGGATTTCGTCCGCGTCATCGCGGCCGACGACGCTGCGGCGGAACGCGACGGGCTCTGGTATGCGCGCGAGGGCGGGACGATGATCCGTCTCCCGGTGCGCTCGGTCCTGCGGCCGGATGCGCTGGCGACCATGGCCGTGCTCGACGAAGCCGGCATCCCGCGCCACATCCTCTCCGGCGACAGCGCCGAGGCCGTGGCCCTCACCGCCGCCGACCTCGGCTTCGAGCCGGCGCGGACGGCGGCGCGGCTCACGCCCGCTGCCAAGGCCGCACGGATCGGGGCCCTGGCCTCCACCGGCGGCCCGGTCCTCTTCGTCGGCGACGGTATCAACGACGCGCCGGCCCTCGGCACCGCCCATGTCTCGATCACCCCGGCGGACGCCGCGGAAGTCGGCCGGGCGAATGCCGATTTCGTCTTCACCGGCCAGTCGCTGCAGGGCGTCGGCGACGTCTTCCGGGTGTCGCATGCCGTCATCGACTGCGTCCGCCAGAATTTCGGTCTGGCGATCGGCTACAATCTCATCGCCGTGCCGCTGGCCGTTCTCGGCTTCGTCACCCCGCTTGTCGCCGCCATCGCAATGTCGAGCTCATCCCTCGTCGTCGTCGGCAATGCGCTGCGGCTGCAATGGCAGTTTCGCCGTGCCGGAGACGCCGCCACCCCGGCCGGGCCGACGTCGGCCACGTCGTCAATGGCCACCGTCCAGTGGGCACAGCAATGA
- a CDS encoding efflux RND transporter periplasmic adaptor subunit — protein MSVRNRIILPLVAVLAFAGMPAAAQEAAPANPAPAGVAPVGVAPPAPSVSVVPATVRELVARVTITGTLVPRETVMVGADVDGLRIEALLADEGDRVSAGEVLARLSTDLIETDLAQNVSQLARADAAIAQAESQIAQAEAAAIEADAALARSRPLATKGIVGQDVLEQRVSAAAGARAQLASARQGVAVAVADKAVLDANRRQLELRKAKAEIKAPTDGLVLSRSARLGAIASAAGGALFEIARDGLIELDAAVSETVLASLKRDQAVSVSLAGSSEPLVGHVRLVSPKVDETTRLGRVLIALDPSPSLRTGMFARGTVEIARSRGVTVPQTAVVVDGDKALVQVVNDGTIESRDVTTGISSGGDIEITGGIKEGERVVALAGTFVRNGDAVTAVEIDPEAKG, from the coding sequence ATGTCCGTTCGTAATCGGATCATCCTGCCCCTTGTTGCTGTCCTCGCCTTTGCCGGGATGCCGGCGGCAGCCCAGGAAGCCGCGCCCGCAAACCCCGCACCGGCGGGTGTCGCACCGGTCGGTGTCGCCCCTCCGGCGCCGAGCGTCTCGGTCGTGCCGGCGACCGTGCGTGAACTCGTCGCCCGGGTCACCATCACCGGCACGCTGGTTCCGCGCGAGACGGTGATGGTCGGCGCCGATGTCGACGGTCTCCGGATCGAGGCGCTCCTTGCCGACGAGGGCGACAGGGTGTCGGCCGGCGAGGTCCTCGCGCGCCTGTCGACCGACCTGATCGAAACCGATCTGGCGCAGAACGTCTCGCAGCTCGCCCGCGCCGATGCCGCCATCGCGCAGGCGGAGAGCCAGATCGCGCAGGCCGAGGCCGCCGCGATCGAGGCCGATGCCGCGCTCGCCCGATCGCGTCCGCTCGCCACGAAAGGCATCGTCGGCCAGGACGTCCTCGAGCAGCGCGTCTCGGCCGCCGCAGGCGCCCGGGCGCAGCTCGCAAGCGCCCGCCAGGGTGTCGCCGTCGCCGTCGCGGACAAGGCGGTGCTCGACGCCAACAGGCGGCAGCTCGAACTGAGAAAGGCCAAGGCCGAGATCAAGGCGCCGACGGACGGGCTGGTCCTGTCGCGCTCCGCCCGCCTCGGCGCGATCGCATCCGCAGCCGGTGGCGCCCTGTTCGAGATCGCCCGCGACGGATTGATCGAACTCGACGCCGCGGTCAGCGAGACGGTGCTTGCGTCGCTGAAGAGGGATCAGGCCGTGAGCGTCTCGCTCGCCGGCTCCTCCGAACCCCTCGTCGGACATGTCCGCCTCGTCTCGCCCAAGGTCGACGAGACGACCCGGCTGGGGCGCGTCCTCATCGCGCTCGATCCCTCTCCCAGCCTGCGCACCGGCATGTTCGCGCGCGGCACCGTCGAGATCGCCCGCAGCCGCGGCGTCACCGTGCCGCAGACGGCCGTCGTCGTCGACGGCGACAAGGCGCTCGTCCAGGTCGTGAACGACGGCACGATCGAAAGCCGGGACGTCACGACAGGCATTTCCAGCGGCGGCGATATCGAGATCACCGGCGGCATCAAGGAAGGCGAGCGGGTCGTGGCGCTCGCCGGCACCTTTGTCCGGAACGGCGACGCCGTGACGGCGGTCGAGATCGATCCGGAGGCCAAGGGATGA
- a CDS encoding hemolysin III family protein: MRKDRGGEFNWPYSVAELWADGIVHALGVVLALSGAVVFLVVMSGRASATELMTCGVYLATLVLSIAASAAYNVWPVSRTKWLLRRLDHSAIFLLIAGTYTPFIAKMGLWWMLAGVWVVAAIGVFLKLFRPGRYDRLAILLYLALGWSGIVTYEHMVESLPPSVRELILAGGLVYSLGIIFHVWEKLRFQNVIWHGFVLVAASIHFVAVWYSVTA, encoded by the coding sequence ATGCGGAAAGACAGGGGCGGAGAGTTCAACTGGCCCTATTCGGTGGCCGAGCTCTGGGCCGACGGCATTGTCCACGCCCTCGGCGTGGTGCTGGCGCTGTCGGGCGCCGTGGTTTTCCTGGTCGTCATGTCGGGGCGGGCGAGCGCGACGGAGCTCATGACCTGCGGCGTCTATCTCGCCACGCTCGTCCTGTCGATCGCTGCCTCCGCGGCCTACAATGTCTGGCCGGTGTCGCGGACGAAATGGCTGCTGCGGCGGCTCGACCACTCCGCCATCTTCCTCCTCATCGCCGGAACCTACACCCCGTTCATCGCCAAGATGGGCCTGTGGTGGATGCTGGCCGGGGTCTGGGTCGTCGCCGCCATCGGCGTCTTCCTGAAGCTGTTCAGGCCGGGACGATACGATCGCCTGGCGATCCTTCTGTATCTCGCGCTCGGCTGGAGCGGCATCGTCACCTACGAACACATGGTGGAGTCGCTGCCGCCGAGCGTGCGCGAACTGATCCTTGCCGGCGGCCTCGTCTATTCGCTCGGCATCATCTTCCACGTCTGGGAAAAACTGCGCTTCCAGAACGTCATCTGGCACGGCTTCGTCCTCGTCGCCGCGTCCATCCACTTCGTTGCCGTCTGGTACTCCGTCACCGCCTGA
- the ccoS gene encoding cbb3-type cytochrome oxidase assembly protein CcoS, with product MTSLLILIPVALALGLVGLGAFFWAYRSGQFEDPEGDALRILSDDDPPKP from the coding sequence ATGACGAGCCTTCTCATCCTCATCCCCGTGGCGCTTGCCCTCGGCCTCGTTGGTCTCGGTGCCTTCTTCTGGGCCTATCGCAGCGGCCAGTTCGAGGACCCCGAGGGCGACGCGCTGCGGATCCTGTCGGACGACGACCCGCCAAAACCCTGA